A DNA window from Engystomops pustulosus chromosome 6, aEngPut4.maternal, whole genome shotgun sequence contains the following coding sequences:
- the LOC140065037 gene encoding uncharacterized protein codes for MAPASKEARKKKQKTPKEAPRLEEEAPKAETPRLEAKDPGPEVQTPGPAAVPNPEAPTTSRVQKPPRKTQEPPKLPPYMRDTVALKLKEVDGRVPDMSKDVFCKKMLLDQGILSHEIFGIQAMVAGIFYVTFISMSVCKRYWEAVKAATPDSPFSKFLCSCLLQREERRIIVSMWNLRTPGKDIETFLQRYCTVVRGPEKVLNCYNLWMGKWAATVLLQKDSASEDGFKHLPQAFMLGNSHGLIYYPDMPQTCRKCGKTGHQMKACKEEACKNCRVTGHETKDCPRKSTCNLCGLTGHVYKTCPQRRKTWAEVAASAPGKGFEARSPAETTKKPKAKVSGDQPAEQKKASKKVTQTSRNVAKPAEVSKLKTGKTKKVTPSPPPAQANSKPSPPPTETTITPLVGVSAVQPPAHKATPQESAALTQTPPPAADPLSYTVENFPNLSSQALVSSSVPTDPGTETETKTKKKRKRKQAESPVAETTRKIVLVENEQPSTPAIDLVLQAEIENMLDYYPESPSFHDLPAPLNPLIDEMLDTAEGSPILQQEEPPDGIGN; via the coding sequence ATGGCTCCAGCAAGCAAGGAGGCAAGGAAGAAGAAGCAGAAGACCCCCAAAGAAGCCCCAAGACTGGAGGAGGAAGCCCCAAAGGCTGAAACCCCAAGACTGGAGGCCAAAGACCCAGGACCCGAGGTACAGACCCCAGGACCTGCAGCTGTCCCCAACCCCGAAGCCCCCACCACTTCTCGGGTTCAGAAGCCGCCCAGGAAGACCCAGGAGCCCCCAAAGCTCCCTCCCTACATGAGGGATACGGTGGCCCTGAAGCTGAAGGAGGTGGACGGAAGGGTGCCGGACATGTCCAAGGACGTCTTCTGCAAGAAGATGCTGCTGGACCAGGGGATCCTGAGCCACGAGATCTTTGGGATCCAAGCCATGGTTGCCGGGATCTTTTATGTGACCTTCATCTCCATGTCGGTCTGTAAGAGGTACTGGGAAGCAGTGAAAGCAGCGACGCCGGATTCCCCGTTCTCCAAATTCTTATGCAGTTGCCtgctacagagggaggagaggaggatcatcgTGTCAATGTGGAACCTGCGGACCCCCGGCAAGGACATCGAGACATTCCTCCAAAGGTACTGCACGGTGGTGAGGGGCCCCGAAAAGGTCCTGAACTGCTACAACCTTTGGATGGGCAAGTGGGCTGCGACAGTCCTGCTGCAGAAGGATTCTGCATCAGAAGACGGTTTCAAACACCTGCCCCAAGCATTCATGTTGGGCAACTCCCACGGCCTCATCTATTATCCGGATATGCCGCAAACCTGCAGGAAGTGTGGCAAGACGGGTCATCAGATGAAGGCCTGCAAGGAGGAAGCCTGCAAGAATTGCAGGGTTACAGGCCACGAAACCAAAGATTGTCCCAGAAAGTCTACTTGCAACCTTTGCGGCCTGACTGGACATGTCTACAAAACCTGTCCACAAAGGAGGAAAACATGGGCGGAGGTGGCTGCCTCGGCTCCGGGAAAGGGCTTTGAAGCTCGCTCCCCTGCTGAGACAACAAAGAAGCCCAAGGCAAAGGTGTCGGGTGACCAACCGGCAGAACAAAAGAAGGCGTCAAAGAAGGTGACTCAGACGTCCAGGAATGTGGCCAAGCCCGCAGAGGTGTCAAAACTGAAGACGGGTAAGACAAAGAAGGTGACACCTTCCCCCCCTCCCGCCCAGGCCAACTCcaaaccctcccctccccccactgagaccaccatcacccccctagtCGGGGTCTCAGCAGTTCAGCCACCGGCCCATAAGGCAACCCCCCAGGAATCAGCAGCACTaacccaaacccctccccctgctgctgatcCCCTATCCTACACGGTGGAGAACTTCCCCAACCTCTCCTCCCAAGCCCTTGTCTCTTCCTCTGTccccacagatccaggcactgagaccGAGACAAAGACAAAGAAGAAACGGAAGAGGAAGCAGGCGGAGAGCCCAGTAGCAGAGACCACCAGGAAAATAGTACTGGTGGAGAACGAACAGCCCTCCACTCCCGCTATAGACCTGGTTCTGCAAGCAGAAATTGAGAACATGCTGGATTACTACCCTGAGAGCCCCAGCTTCCACGACCTGCCAGCACCCCTCAATCCGTTGATAGACGAGATGCTGGATACTGCAGAGGGATCCCCGATCCTCCAGCAGGAAGAGCCACCTGACGGGATAGGTAACTAG